A region from the Streptomyces sp. 3214.6 genome encodes:
- a CDS encoding YDG/SRA domain-containing protein produces the protein MEIKRVIGSIEGVVVGDHFRSRLKVMGAKLHQTNQKGISWLKDEQDGLPVADAIVLNGGYVDDDDHWTTMKYTGASEGKDRDSETGRLLRSQSWSYVDNAALKRSCERKYPIRVIRGYEGDERYSPPKGYRYDGLFKVTDFRTAISKWPGPDGSEIKICQFDLERLPDSQQGLTSVERRMAEMLEEVEELHAEEGEERYPEVRTVSVKRLMRSAATSQRVKALYDGECQLCGLRLLGPDGAPHSQGAHIRPLGGPHNGPDVEPNILCVCPNCHVRLDVGAVVVEKDWSIVVRAAMFGAPILPKLRTKGWHRVHPEYIRYHREWWESRGNLGQNS, from the coding sequence GTGGAAATCAAACGGGTGATCGGGTCCATTGAGGGTGTCGTCGTGGGAGACCACTTCAGAAGCCGACTCAAGGTGATGGGCGCAAAGCTCCACCAAACGAACCAAAAGGGTATCTCCTGGCTCAAGGATGAGCAGGATGGCCTGCCGGTTGCCGACGCGATCGTCCTCAACGGTGGGTATGTGGACGATGACGATCACTGGACGACCATGAAGTACACGGGTGCGTCGGAAGGCAAGGATCGTGACTCCGAGACCGGCAGGCTTCTTCGCAGTCAATCGTGGTCATACGTCGATAATGCTGCCCTCAAGCGCAGTTGTGAGCGCAAATACCCCATTCGCGTAATCCGCGGATACGAGGGTGACGAGCGGTACTCGCCGCCTAAGGGATATCGATACGACGGTTTGTTCAAGGTTACGGACTTTCGTACGGCTATATCCAAGTGGCCTGGTCCTGATGGGTCCGAGATCAAGATTTGCCAGTTTGACCTGGAGCGACTGCCTGACTCACAGCAGGGACTCACGTCGGTAGAGCGACGTATGGCCGAGATGCTCGAAGAAGTGGAGGAGCTCCACGCGGAAGAGGGTGAGGAGAGGTATCCAGAGGTGCGGACCGTGTCGGTCAAGCGCCTCATGCGCAGCGCGGCAACGTCACAACGTGTCAAGGCCCTCTACGACGGAGAGTGCCAGCTCTGCGGGCTCCGCTTGCTCGGCCCGGATGGTGCGCCGCACAGCCAGGGTGCGCATATCAGGCCCTTGGGAGGACCTCACAATGGGCCTGATGTTGAGCCAAATATTCTTTGTGTCTGCCCCAACTGCCACGTACGACTGGACGTTGGCGCGGTGGTTGTGGAGAAGGATTGGTCAATCGTTGTGCGTGCAGCCATGTTCGGCGCACCGATATTGCCGAAACTCAGGACCAAGGGCTGGCATCGGGTGCATCCGGAGTACATCCGTTATCACCGCGAGTGGTGGGAGAGCCGAGGGAATCTCGGCCAGAACTCCTAG
- a CDS encoding RICIN domain-containing protein yields MSTLRNASNDQCVYGSDGDVYPGFGTCSSSDAYTWTLRSTGGGTFELVNRANGKCLSAPFNNDYSTQLEACDAPGGTGYVKWSLGTSTSAGQPLKNTNTGHCLEIAAPSFGGATQVMVTTCNGTRREQLWK; encoded by the coding sequence GTGTCGACCCTCCGAAACGCCTCCAACGACCAGTGCGTGTACGGCAGCGACGGCGACGTCTACCCCGGCTTCGGAACCTGCAGCTCCAGCGACGCCTACACATGGACGCTGCGCTCCACCGGCGGCGGCACCTTCGAACTGGTCAACCGCGCAAACGGAAAGTGCCTGTCGGCACCCTTCAACAACGACTACTCGACCCAACTGGAAGCCTGCGACGCCCCCGGCGGAACCGGCTACGTCAAATGGAGCCTCGGCACCTCCACCTCGGCAGGCCAGCCCTTGAAGAACACCAACACCGGCCACTGCCTGGAGATCGCCGCCCCATCCTTCGGCGGCGCCACGCAGGTCATGGTGACCACCTGCAACGGCACGCGCCGGGAACAGCTGTGGAAGTAG